GCCGCTGGACGCGGCAACGGTGCCCGCACGAAAATGCTCTCCGCCGGGGGACGCGCCGAAACCGGACGAAACGGAAATCGGGGACAGACACCGATTTCCCGAAATCGGTGTCTGTCCCCGATTTCGGCAGGTTCGCGCACGCGGCGGGTTTTGCAGGGCGGAGCGTGCGCCGATACACACGGCGTACCGCCCTGCGTCGATGCCCGGCCCTGCGACCGGCACCCCGCTACGGACTTCGTCATGGCCATTACTTCGATCAAGGGTTTCCGCGACGTGCTGCCGGCGGAAGCCGACCGCCGGCGCGACATACTCGATGCCGCTCGCGCGGTCCTCAAATCCTATGGTTACGGCGAGATAGAGCTTCCTCTTCTGGAGAAGGTTGAGCTTTTCAAGCGATCGGTCGGCGACACCTCCGACATCGTCGAGAAGGAGATGTACGCGTTCGAGGACAAGGGCGGCGAGACCATCGCGCTGCGTCCCGAAGGAACCGCATCGCTGGTGCGCGCGTACCTCGAAGCCGGCCTGGCCCGGGCCCAGCCGGTCGCGCGCCTCTGGTACACCGGGCCGATGTTCCGGCGCGAACGTCCGCAGAAAGGACGCTACCGCCAGTTCTCGCAGATCGGCGCCGAATTCCTCGGCCGCGAGGATGCCGCGGCGGACGCCGAGACCATCTGCCTGGTTGCCGACATCTGTCATGCGATCGGTGTGCGCGGCATGCGCATCCATGTGAACTCGCTCGGAGATGCGACGTGCCGGCCGGCCTACCGCCAGAAGCTCGCCGACTACGGCCGCTCGGTGATCGACCGCCTGTGCGACGACTGCCGCGCGCGCCTCGACCGCAATCCGCTGCGTCTGCTCGACTGCAAGAACGAAGGCTGCCGCCTCGCCATGGAAGCGGCTCCGCTGATGATCGATCACCTGTGCGACGGCTGCCGCACGCATCACGCCGAAGTCATGCGTCTGGTCGAATCGGCCGGGATTCCGGTGACGCCGAATCCGCGCATGGTACGCGGGCTCGACTATTACTGCCGGACGGCGTTCGAGATCACGGCCGAAGGGCAGGGCGCGCAGGACGCCATCGGCGGGGGAGGACGCTACGACGGGCTCGTTGCCGCGCTCGGTGGACCCGACCTCGCCGGCATCGGCTTCGCGTTCGGCGTCGAGCGACTGCAGCTCGCGAGCGCGACCGAAAGCGACAGTGAATCCGGCCCGCTGGCGCTCGTTGCACCGATTGGAGACCTCGCTGCGCCGATCGCACTCGCTCTGACACGTCGGCTGAGGCAAACAGGGGCACGCATCGATCTGGAATCCCCGCACCGCAGGCTCAAGGCGCAGCTCAAGCAGGCCGACAAGGCCGGCGCGCGTTTCGCGGTGATTCTCGGCGACGCGGAGCTCGAAGCGGGACGCGCGACGGTGCGCGACCTCAAAGCCCAGAAGGACCATCCGTTGCTGTTCGGATTGTCGGACGAAGCCGGCGAGATCATCGCGGCGCTTCATCAGGCAGCCGGACAGAGCGATCAGCAGAGCCCGGGACGGATCGAATCGGAGCCGGCAGCGGAGCGATTGACGGCAGCGGAGCGATTGAAACGAGGAGCGGACTGAAGTGGAGCGGACCTGTTACTGCGGATTGGCCAGAGCCGAAGATGCCGGCCGTGAGCTCACGTTTGCCGGCTGGGTCGACTCGCGGCGCGATCACGGCGGAATCATCTTCGTCGACCTGCGCGACCACACCGGCATCGTCCAGATCGTGTTCGATCCGGAGTCGAGCGCGGCCGCCCATGCGACGGCCGGCGAGCTGCGCAGCGAGTTCGTGATCGGCGTTCGCGGCACGCTTCGGCGCCGCACCCCCGAAACCGTCAATCCGAGAATGGAAACCGGGACCGTCGAGCTGGTCGCGACCCATCTCGAAATCCTCAACGTCTCGAAGCCCGTTCCGTTCGCGATCGACGATTCGTCGTCGCTGACCGAGAACGTGCGGCTTCGCTACCGCTACCTCGACCTGCGGCGCCCGATGATGCAGCGCAACCTGCGCGTGCGGCACGACGTCTGCCGGATCGCACGCGACCATCTGAACGAGCACGGCTTCATCGAGGTGGAAACGCCGATCCTGACGCGCTCGACGCCCGAAGGCGCCCGCGACTACCTCGTGCCGAGCCGCGTGAACCCGGGTTCGTTCTTTGCGCTCCCGCAGTCGCCGCAGTTGTTCAAGCAGCTTTTGATGGTCGGCGGCTACGACCGCTACTACCAGATCGCGCGCTGCTTCCGCGACGAAGACCTGCGCGCCGACCGCCAGCCGGAGTTCACGCAGATCGATCTCGAGTTCGCGTTCTCGAGCGCCGAGACGATCACCGGCGTGGTCGAGGTGCTGCTGAAGAAAGTGTTCTCGCATGTGCTCGGCCGTCCGTTCGCCGACCCGTTCCCGCGCATGAGCTGGGACGAAGCCGTCGCGCGCTACGGCACCGACCGCCCGGACACGCGCTTTGCGATGGAGCTCGTCGACCTGACGGGCGTGCTCGCGGCGTCGGGCTTCAAGGTATTCCGCGCGGCCATCGACGGCGGCGGCAAGGTCAAGGCCATCAACGTCAAGGGCGGCGCGACGATGTCGCGCAAGGAGATCGACGATCTCGGGGCGTTCGCGGCCGTTCACGGCGCCAAGGGTCTGGCCTGGATCAAGGTCGCCGGCGGCGAGTGGCAGTCGCCGATCGTCAAGTTCCTGACCGACGGTGAGCGCGAAGCGATCGCAAAGGCTGCAGGCATCGAAGACGGCGACCTCGTGCTGTTCGCCGCCGACACGTCGAAGATCGTCAGCGCCGTGCTCGGAAACCTGCGCGTCAAGGTCGCAGAGGACCGCGGGCTGCTCGATCCGAAACAGTTCAACTTCCTGTGGGTCGTCGACTTTCCGCTCGTCGAGTGGGACGCCGACGAGAAGCGCTACTTCGCGCTCCACCATCCATTCACGGCTCCGAAGGCGCACGACCTCGAGCGCCTCGAGAGCGATCCCGAAGGCGTGCGCGCCGACGCGTACGACATCGTGCTCAACGGCACCGAGCTCGGCGGCGGATCGCTTCGTATCCATCGCGGCGACGTGCAGAGCCGGGTGTTTTCGCTGCTCGGCATCGGCGAGGAAGAAGCGCGCCAGAAGTTCGGCTTCCTGCTCGAGGCGCTCTCGTTCGGCGCGCCGCCGCACGGCGGCCTCGCGCTCGGCCTCGATCGCATGGTTGCGATGCTGGTCGGCAGCGAATCGATCCGCGACGTGATCGCATTCCCGAAGACCCAGCGTGCCGCGTGCCTGCTGACCGAGGCACCTTCCACGGTCGACGCCACGCAGCTGCGCGGGCTCGGCATCAAGCTTGCGGGTGCGGGCGCAAAACCATCATCCGAAGGAAAACCCGGATGATGCAGGCTCGTTCGTCGATGCGGACCGGGGGACACGCTCCGGTCGGGGTGCTTCTGATTGCTGCCGCGCTGGCCATCTCGTCGGCTGCGTGTTCGTTCAGCTGGGGCTCCGGTGGAATCAGCGACGTGTCGCTGGCGGGAAGAAAGCCGGGCGAGCTCGGCAAGAAAGAAGAGCCGAAGCCCGGTGAGAAGGCTGCGACCAACGCCGACGCGGCGGTCGAAGAGGGCCGCTCGCTGCGCAAGATCGCGATTCTTCCCGTCGCCTACAGCGACGGTACCGGCGGCCTTCCGTGCGATGTCTGTCCGCCGTCCGTGCAGATGAAACCGACCAGCGCGCACGCCGCGCGCCTCGCGACCGGTTTTACGTACGAGGCGATCGCGCGCCATCCGCGGCTGCTGTTTCCTCCGCCTGCCGTCATGGACCAGGCGATGTCGGCCGGCAGCATGCGCGCGGCGGTGAGCTCGCTGTATGCGTCCGGCAAGGCGGAGTTCGTGGTTGCCGAGGCCCTGATCGAGCTGCGTCCGCGCATCGGTCCCGACAACGGTCCGGAAAAGCCCGCAGGCGTGACGCTCTATGCGTCGCTGATCGACGCGAAGGACGGCAAGATCCTGTGGTCGGATACGTTCGACGACGACGAAGGCGGGCGCAACGTTGCACTGCGTGCGTACGACAAGATCATGAACGACAAGCCCGTCCGCTGGAAAACCGCCGAAGGCTACACCGAGCACGCCGTCGACGAATTGATCGAAGACCTGGTCGATGAGCTCGACTGAGCGAAGATCAGATGTTGAGCTCGACCGAGCGAAGATCCGATGTTGAGCTCGACCGAGCGAAAATAAGATGTTTGAGCTCGACCGAGCGACGGACGTCGGATGGACGCGCCCGACTGAGCGGACATCATCCAGTCGAAGACAAAACTGAACGGATACCGATGGACGCGCACTGCTGAGCGCAGATAGTGGAGGCGGAGGCGACGTGGCGGAAATTATCGACGGAAAAGCCAGCGCTGCAGCCATCCGCGCGGAAGTGACCGAACGCGTCGCCGCGCGCACAGCACGGGGACTGCGTCCGCCCGGGCTCGCGGTCGTGCTCGTCGGCGAGGATCCCGCTTCCAGAGTCTACGTCGGGCGCAAGAATCGCGAGTCCAAGGAAACCGGCATGCTGTCGGTCTCGGTCGAGCTGCCCGCATCCGCGACGATGCCGCAGGTGCTCGAGGTAGTCGCATCGCTCAACGCGCGCGACGACATCGACGGGATTCTCGTACAGATGCCGCTGCCGGCCGGGCTCAACTCCGATCGCGTGATCTCGACCATCGATCCCGGCAAGGACGTCGACGGCCTGCATCCGGTCAGTCAGGGGGCACTGTTCACCGG
This DNA window, taken from Candidatus Limnocylindrales bacterium, encodes the following:
- the aspS gene encoding aspartate--tRNA ligase, which translates into the protein MERTCYCGLARAEDAGRELTFAGWVDSRRDHGGIIFVDLRDHTGIVQIVFDPESSAAAHATAGELRSEFVIGVRGTLRRRTPETVNPRMETGTVELVATHLEILNVSKPVPFAIDDSSSLTENVRLRYRYLDLRRPMMQRNLRVRHDVCRIARDHLNEHGFIEVETPILTRSTPEGARDYLVPSRVNPGSFFALPQSPQLFKQLLMVGGYDRYYQIARCFRDEDLRADRQPEFTQIDLEFAFSSAETITGVVEVLLKKVFSHVLGRPFADPFPRMSWDEAVARYGTDRPDTRFAMELVDLTGVLAASGFKVFRAAIDGGGKVKAINVKGGATMSRKEIDDLGAFAAVHGAKGLAWIKVAGGEWQSPIVKFLTDGEREAIAKAAGIEDGDLVLFAADTSKIVSAVLGNLRVKVAEDRGLLDPKQFNFLWVVDFPLVEWDADEKRYFALHHPFTAPKAHDLERLESDPEGVRADAYDIVLNGTELGGGSLRIHRGDVQSRVFSLLGIGEEEARQKFGFLLEALSFGAPPHGGLALGLDRMVAMLVGSESIRDVIAFPKTQRAACLLTEAPSTVDATQLRGLGIKLAGAGAKPSSEGKPG
- the hisS gene encoding histidine--tRNA ligase encodes the protein MAITSIKGFRDVLPAEADRRRDILDAARAVLKSYGYGEIELPLLEKVELFKRSVGDTSDIVEKEMYAFEDKGGETIALRPEGTASLVRAYLEAGLARAQPVARLWYTGPMFRRERPQKGRYRQFSQIGAEFLGREDAAADAETICLVADICHAIGVRGMRIHVNSLGDATCRPAYRQKLADYGRSVIDRLCDDCRARLDRNPLRLLDCKNEGCRLAMEAAPLMIDHLCDGCRTHHAEVMRLVESAGIPVTPNPRMVRGLDYYCRTAFEITAEGQGAQDAIGGGGRYDGLVAALGGPDLAGIGFAFGVERLQLASATESDSESGPLALVAPIGDLAAPIALALTRRLRQTGARIDLESPHRRLKAQLKQADKAGARFAVILGDAELEAGRATVRDLKAQKDHPLLFGLSDEAGEIIAALHQAAGQSDQQSPGRIESEPAAERLTAAERLKRGAD